Proteins found in one Xenopus laevis strain J_2021 chromosome 1L, Xenopus_laevis_v10.1, whole genome shotgun sequence genomic segment:
- the LOC121393805 gene encoding protein DVR-1 — MVWLRLWAFLHILAIVTLDSELKRREELFLRSLGFSSKPNPVSPPPVPSILWRIFNQRMGSSIQKKKPDLCFVEEFNVPGSVIRVFPDQGRFIIPYSDDIHPTQCLEKRLFFNISAIEKEERVTMGQLELRFSQNTYYGRVFDLRLYRTLQITLKGMGRSKTSRKLLVAQTFRLLHKSLFFNLTEICQSWQDPLKNLGLVLEIFPKKESSWMSTANDECKDIQTFLYTSLLTVTLNPLRCKKPRRKRSYSKLPFTASNICKKRRLYVEFKDVGWQNWVIAPQGYMANYCYGECPYPLTEILNGSNHAILQTLVHSIEPEDIPLPCCVPTKMSPISMLFYDNNDNVVLRHYENMAVDECGCR; from the exons ATGGTGTGGCTGAGACTGTGGGCTTTCCTGCATATACTTGCTATTGTAACTTTGGATTCAGAGCTCAAGAGGCGGGAAGAGCTGTTTCTGAGGAGTTTGGGTTTCTCTTCCAAGCCTAACCCGGTATCTCCTCCTCCTGTCCCTTCTATACTTTGGAGGATATTCAACCAAAGGATGGGGAGCTCCATTCAGAAAAAGAAACCAGACTTGTGCTTTGTGGAGGAATTTAATGTTCCTGGTAGTGTTATCAGAGTGTTCCCTGATCAAG GTCGGTTTATTATTCCCTACTCCGATGACATCCACCCAACACAATGCCTGGAAAAGAGACTTTTCTTCAATATCTCAGCAATAGAGAAGGAAGAGAGAGTCACCATGGGGCAGTTGGAATTGAGGTTCAGCCAGAACACCTATTACGGAAGGGTATTTGATCTGCGTCTCTATCGCACATTACAGATCACGCTTAAAGGGATGGGAAGAAGCAAAACAAGCAGAAAGCTGTTGGTGGCCCAAACTTTCCGTCTTCTGCATAAATCCCTCTTTTTTAACCTGACTGAAATTTGCCAAAGCTGGCAAGACCCACTGAAGAACTTGGGTTTGGTCTTGGAGATCTTTCCTAAAAAGGAAAGTTCCTGGATGTCGACCGCTAACGATGAGTGCAAAGACATACAGACCTTTCTCTATACCTCCTTGCTGACTGTGACCCTCAATCCTTTGCGGTGTAAAAAGCCACGTAGAAAAAGAAGCTATAGCAAACTGCCTTTTACTGCCAGCAATATCTGCAAAAAGAGGCGCCTTTATGTTGAGTTTAAAGATGTTGGATGGCAAAACTGGGTGATTGCACCTCAAGGTTACATGGCCAACTACTGCTATGGAGAGTGTCCATACCCGCTGACAGAAATACTTAATGGGTCCAACCATGCAATTCTGCAGACCTTGGTCCACTCTATAGAGCCAGAAGACATTCCTCTTCCTTGCTGTGTTCCGACAAAAATGTCTCCCATATCAATGTTATTCTATGACAACAATGACAATGTGGTGCTGAGACATTATGAAAACATGGCAGTAGATGAGTGTGGCTGCAGGTGA